One window of the Haloarcula halobia genome contains the following:
- a CDS encoding OB-fold nucleic acid binding domain-containing protein, with protein MGSCIICGKSVDGSICNIHEEDALFEFRGHRPDQLTVGRYYRGNVDGFAEFGVFVNIGDSVTGLLHRSELDRRLDSLDWEPGDTVYVQVKNVRDNGNIDLGWSIRQSEREFRGVLVDDPEIGHAVELEEVDGETDDTDAEEAQTDDRPSSDESQADEAQTDEAQADDSQADDDASGDDDEPTPDHSAGEVSQTGDADRIEGAGGTVGTSEESESTPSTGGGAAVVEQSESESETAAEPVAADIGDLEAHVGEDVRLEGEVVGIRQTSGPTVFELQDTTGTVDCAAFVEPGVRAYPDVVEADLVTLEGEVRRRRGEIQVETSDLTVLEAEARDEVEQRLADALDEQARPEAVDPLAEDEVVDRLGAELVEAATLIRRAVLTDRPVIVRHANTADGYLAGSALERATLPLVTDEHRRVDAQYHYFDRRPLEGGVYDMDDATKDVTTMLDNRERHDEKLPLFVFVAAGGTRESLDGFDLLEVYGAPTLVVDDIAVDDEVAAAVDAVVSPSASGAATTTATSLAANLAAHVNETVREDLRHLPAVSFWEDAPDAYVALAAEAGYDAESVSQLREAVALEAFYQSYEDKRELITDLVFGDDDEDIGDLAGHIAEQFREKVDTEVATARANLDYQTVGDARIAVLDTDAFSHQYEFPPETLLLDELHRDVRGEADALVGISTDTLYVRTDADVDLHDLAEAVAAEAPEGGVATRSVREGSVRYLAGERGAVLDATLKVLSDRL; from the coding sequence ATGGGTTCGTGTATCATCTGCGGCAAATCTGTCGACGGAAGCATCTGTAACATCCACGAAGAGGACGCGCTGTTCGAGTTCCGCGGCCACCGCCCCGACCAGCTGACGGTCGGCCGGTACTACCGTGGCAACGTGGACGGCTTCGCCGAGTTCGGCGTCTTCGTCAACATCGGCGACAGCGTCACCGGCCTCCTCCACCGGAGTGAACTGGACCGACGGCTCGACTCCCTCGACTGGGAGCCGGGCGACACCGTCTACGTCCAGGTCAAGAACGTCCGGGACAACGGGAACATCGACCTCGGCTGGTCCATCCGCCAGTCCGAGCGCGAGTTCCGCGGCGTCCTCGTCGACGACCCCGAGATCGGCCACGCGGTCGAGCTCGAGGAAGTCGACGGGGAGACGGACGACACAGATGCTGAGGAGGCACAGACCGACGACCGACCCTCAAGTGACGAATCGCAGGCCGACGAAGCGCAGACCGACGAAGCGCAGGCTGACGACTCGCAAGCCGACGACGACGCGTCGGGAGACGACGATGAACCGACGCCCGACCACTCCGCCGGCGAAGTGAGCCAGACCGGCGACGCCGACCGGATCGAGGGTGCTGGCGGGACTGTCGGGACGAGCGAGGAGAGCGAGAGCACGCCGTCGACCGGCGGCGGAGCCGCCGTCGTCGAGCAGTCCGAGTCGGAGTCCGAGACGGCAGCCGAACCGGTCGCCGCCGACATCGGCGACCTGGAGGCCCACGTCGGCGAGGACGTCCGGCTCGAGGGCGAGGTCGTCGGCATCCGACAGACCTCCGGGCCGACCGTCTTCGAGCTCCAGGACACGACCGGCACCGTCGACTGCGCCGCGTTCGTGGAGCCCGGCGTCCGGGCGTACCCGGACGTCGTCGAGGCCGACCTGGTTACGCTCGAAGGCGAGGTCCGCCGGCGTCGCGGCGAGATCCAGGTCGAGACGTCGGACCTGACGGTGCTCGAAGCCGAGGCGCGCGACGAGGTCGAACAGCGCCTCGCCGACGCCTTAGACGAGCAGGCCCGACCCGAGGCCGTCGACCCGCTGGCCGAAGACGAGGTCGTCGATCGCCTGGGCGCGGAACTCGTCGAGGCCGCGACGCTCATCCGTCGCGCCGTTCTCACCGACCGCCCGGTCATCGTCCGCCACGCCAACACCGCCGACGGCTACCTGGCGGGGAGCGCGCTCGAACGCGCGACGCTCCCGCTCGTCACCGACGAGCACCGCCGGGTCGACGCGCAGTACCACTACTTCGACCGGCGACCGCTCGAGGGCGGCGTCTACGACATGGACGACGCCACGAAGGACGTGACGACCATGCTGGACAACCGCGAGCGCCACGACGAGAAGCTTCCGCTGTTCGTGTTCGTCGCCGCCGGCGGCACGCGCGAGAGCCTCGACGGGTTCGACCTGCTCGAGGTCTACGGCGCCCCCACCCTTGTCGTCGACGACATCGCCGTCGACGACGAGGTCGCGGCGGCCGTCGACGCCGTCGTCTCGCCGTCCGCCTCCGGTGCGGCGACTACCACGGCGACCTCGCTGGCGGCGAACCTCGCCGCACACGTCAACGAGACGGTCCGCGAGGACCTGCGCCACCTCCCGGCAGTGAGTTTCTGGGAGGACGCCCCCGACGCCTACGTCGCCCTCGCTGCCGAGGCGGGCTACGACGCCGAGTCCGTCTCGCAACTGCGCGAGGCCGTCGCCCTGGAGGCGTTCTACCAGTCCTACGAGGACAAACGCGAGCTCATCACCGACCTCGTGTTCGGCGACGATGACGAGGACATCGGCGACCTGGCGGGCCACATCGCAGAGCAGTTCCGCGAGAAGGTCGACACCGAGGTGGCGACGGCCCGCGCGAACCTCGACTACCAGACGGTCGGCGACGCGCGCATCGCCGTCCTCGATACGGACGCGTTCTCCCACCAGTACGAGTTCCCGCCCGAGACGCTCCTGCTCGACGAACTCCACCGCGACGTCCGCGGAGAGGCCGACGCGCTGGTCGGCATCTCGACTGACACGCTGTACGTCCGCACCGACGCCGACGTCGACCTGCACGACCTGGCGGAGGCGGTCGCCGCGGAAGCTCCCGAAGGCGGCGTGGCCACCCGGAGTGTCCGTGAGGGGTCGGTCCGCTACCTCGCCGGCGAGCGCGGTGCCGTCCTCGACGCGACGCTGAAGGTCCTCTCGGACCGCCTGTAA